The following are from one region of the Accipiter gentilis unplaced genomic scaffold, bAccGen1.1, whole genome shotgun sequence genome:
- the LOC126036868 gene encoding proline-rich protein 22-like produces the protein MAPAPPAMPTRIPGYEDIEGPLAKINTCGMATPVGAPPGSDVPPSPCADPHNQALGEPVGELAASEKVPLHEALVLFDCSLDGVGVSQDASSRSSVPEDTGGTSAATPNCDFSSLSLPEEMLTPDYCIPELSDIMLSLEIFNVIGIEPRELWEDARMDLPPFPPAMADKKRKRQAQSSLPMAPSKRRA, from the coding sequence atggccccagcccccccagcgaTGCCAACACGCATCCCCGGCTACGAGGACATCGAGGGGCCACTGGCCAAGATCAACACCTGCGGaatggccacccctgtgggggcacccccaggcagcgacgtcccccccagcccctgcgctgacCCCCACAATCAAGCCCTTGGGGAGCCTGTAGGTGAACTTGCAGCGTCTGAGAAAGTGCCTCTCCATGAGGCCCTAGtactctttgattgctccctggatggagtgggggtcagccaggatgcttccagcaggagctccgtgcccgaggacactggtggcaccagcgcagccaCCCccaactgcgacttcagctcgctctcactgcctgaggagatgctcacccccgactactgcatccccgagctcagcgacatcATGCTGAGCCTAGAAATATTCAACGTCATCGGGATTGAGCCCCGGGAGCTTTGGGAGGATGccaggatggacctgccaccattcCCACCTGCCATGGCagacaagaagaggaagaggcaggcgcagagctccttgccaatggcacccagcaagcgcagggct